One part of the Sorangiineae bacterium MSr11954 genome encodes these proteins:
- a CDS encoding nuclear transport factor 2 family protein — protein sequence MNTRDIAIRFTELCRALKLEEAAEEFWSDDVVSIEPPMMGDMARLEGREAVAAKGKWWAENHEVHAFRVEGPFINGDEFAIRFEMDVTPRGKSRVVTTEIALYTVRGGKIVEEKYYYGEG from the coding sequence ATGAATACGCGGGATATCGCCATTCGATTCACGGAGCTGTGTCGTGCACTCAAGCTGGAGGAGGCCGCCGAGGAGTTCTGGTCCGATGACGTGGTCAGCATCGAGCCGCCCATGATGGGCGATATGGCGCGCCTCGAGGGCCGCGAAGCCGTCGCAGCCAAAGGCAAGTGGTGGGCCGAGAACCACGAGGTCCATGCCTTCCGGGTCGAGGGGCCGTTCATCAACGGCGACGAGTTCGCGATCCGCTTCGAGATGGATGTCACGCCGCGGGGCAAGTCGCGCGTGGTCACCACCGAGATTGCGCTCTACACCGTCCGGGGCGGAAAGATCGTCGAGGAGAAGTATTACTACGGAGAGGGCTGA
- a CDS encoding nuclear transport factor 2 family protein, with protein MKRDTAASPGPSHPLSVLERFFAAEVAYMVAGGVGNASFEGMAACLDPEVELHQAEGLPYRGTWRGHLGMERFFAAFTETWQSFEILRQDFLVDGDRVVVDNRIRARARATGKELEFPILQIVTMKGDRIVEVRPFYWDTAAIAEACSPPR; from the coding sequence ATGAAACGAGACACCGCCGCATCCCCCGGTCCCTCCCATCCTCTCTCCGTGCTCGAACGATTCTTTGCCGCCGAAGTCGCCTACATGGTCGCAGGCGGCGTGGGCAACGCCAGCTTCGAGGGTATGGCCGCGTGCCTGGATCCCGAAGTGGAGCTGCACCAAGCCGAGGGCCTACCGTACCGGGGCACATGGCGTGGCCATCTCGGCATGGAGCGCTTCTTCGCCGCGTTCACGGAGACGTGGCAGTCCTTCGAAATCCTCCGGCAGGACTTCCTCGTCGACGGCGACCGTGTGGTCGTGGACAACCGGATCCGCGCCCGCGCGCGCGCCACCGGCAAGGAGTTGGAGTTCCCGATCCTGCAGATCGTCACCATGAAGGGCGACCGCATCGTCGAGGTCCGCCCCTTCTACTGGGACACGGCCGCCATCGCCGAGGCCTGCTCACCGCCGCGTTGA
- a CDS encoding N-acetyltransferase — protein sequence MRDPSVFVHSTALCESEDIGARTRVFAFAHVMPGARVGTDCKLYDFSIIDKGAVVGNRVLVKAYTVICEGVTIEDDVFIGPHIAFTNDRVPRGSADDGWTLTRTLVRRGASLGANATIVCGVTIGAHAMVAAGSVVTRDVPDHALVMGNPARQRAWVCFCGFRLASGHPCAKCGRSPAPPLSL from the coding sequence ATGCGCGATCCTTCGGTTTTCGTCCACTCGACCGCGCTCTGCGAGTCCGAAGACATCGGCGCCCGCACCCGCGTATTTGCCTTTGCGCACGTCATGCCGGGCGCCCGCGTGGGCACCGACTGCAAGCTTTACGACTTTTCGATCATCGACAAAGGTGCCGTCGTCGGCAATCGAGTCCTGGTGAAGGCCTACACCGTCATCTGCGAAGGTGTCACCATCGAGGACGACGTCTTCATCGGCCCCCACATCGCATTCACCAACGACCGCGTCCCCCGCGGCTCCGCCGACGACGGTTGGACCCTGACGCGCACCCTCGTACGGCGAGGCGCCTCGCTCGGGGCCAACGCGACCATCGTCTGCGGCGTCACCATCGGGGCGCACGCCATGGTCGCTGCCGGCAGCGTGGTCACGCGCGACGTGCCCGATCACGCCCTCGTCATGGGAAACCCGGCGCGCCAAAGAGCCTGGGTGTGCTTCTGCGGCTTTCGCCTCGCCTCCGGGCACCCCTGCGCCAAGTGCGGGCGCAGCCCCGCGCCGCCGCTCTCTTTGTAA
- a CDS encoding sugar porter family MFS transporter → MMAHASRATGGRASPESVLVAFAGGAIGIIFGYDLGSVAGALPSIVREFGLSELEAGWVNGVIVSSQIPGALAAGKLNDTLGRRWTMIAIAASYAVVALLQAISPNVVMLDVVRLVLGATIGVSMVSAPLFVAEISPARLRGRFVALYQVATVGGIFITYLVNYFLSFGDHWRIMLGLAAIPAIIVLGCLMVLPESPRWLILNGHLDEAKRVLTRTDPEADLELQIAEIEREACIETGRGLADMVRPAYRRATVFVVCLGVFAQITGINAITYYSPIIFTELGFRAPGQSLALPSIVQFCAVLATIASLSIVDRLGRRITLLSGLAFMAAGALVLSLVFGLGGGSRGAGSWTGFAAVLVFTCAFNGGFGSVVWVYSSEAFPVRLRAIGASVMLVSALLANLVVADAFLWAASALGMAFVFAFFTAMALVALTFIALRAPETSGRSLEEIRTSWQVNG, encoded by the coding sequence ATGATGGCGCATGCATCCCGCGCGACCGGAGGCCGCGCTTCGCCCGAGAGCGTGCTCGTCGCCTTCGCCGGGGGCGCGATTGGGATCATCTTTGGCTACGATCTCGGCAGCGTGGCGGGGGCGCTTCCGAGCATCGTGCGCGAGTTCGGCTTGTCGGAGCTCGAGGCGGGGTGGGTCAACGGGGTCATCGTCTCGAGCCAAATCCCCGGCGCGCTGGCGGCCGGCAAACTGAACGACACCCTGGGCCGGCGATGGACGATGATCGCCATCGCCGCCAGCTACGCCGTCGTCGCGCTCCTGCAGGCGATCTCCCCGAACGTCGTCATGCTCGACGTCGTCCGCCTCGTGCTCGGCGCCACCATCGGCGTCTCCATGGTCTCGGCGCCGCTCTTCGTCGCCGAGATCTCGCCGGCCCGCCTGCGCGGCCGCTTCGTCGCGCTTTATCAAGTCGCGACCGTGGGCGGCATCTTCATCACCTACCTGGTGAACTATTTCTTATCCTTCGGCGATCATTGGCGGATCATGCTCGGATTGGCGGCTATCCCCGCCATCATCGTCTTGGGCTGCTTGATGGTCCTGCCCGAGAGCCCCCGCTGGTTGATCCTGAATGGCCACCTCGACGAGGCGAAGCGCGTCCTCACGCGCACGGATCCGGAGGCGGATCTCGAGCTGCAAATCGCCGAGATCGAGCGCGAGGCGTGCATCGAGACGGGCAGGGGGCTCGCCGACATGGTGCGCCCGGCCTACCGCCGCGCCACCGTCTTCGTCGTATGCCTCGGCGTCTTCGCCCAGATCACCGGCATCAACGCGATTACTTATTATAGCCCCATCATCTTCACCGAATTGGGCTTTCGCGCGCCCGGGCAATCGCTCGCCCTGCCGTCCATCGTCCAGTTCTGCGCGGTGCTGGCCACGATCGCGTCGCTCTCCATCGTCGATCGCCTCGGACGGCGGATCACGCTCTTGTCCGGGCTCGCCTTCATGGCCGCCGGCGCCCTGGTCCTTTCGCTGGTGTTCGGGCTCGGCGGCGGCTCGCGCGGCGCGGGCTCCTGGACCGGCTTCGCCGCCGTCCTCGTTTTTACCTGCGCCTTCAACGGCGGCTTTGGCTCCGTGGTGTGGGTCTACTCGTCCGAAGCGTTCCCCGTGCGGCTGCGCGCCATCGGCGCCTCGGTCATGTTGGTGAGCGCGCTGCTCGCGAACCTGGTGGTGGCGGACGCCTTCCTCTGGGCGGCCAGCGCGCTGGGCATGGCGTTCGTCTTCGCCTTCTTCACGGCCATGGCGCTGGTCGCCCTCACCTTCATCGCCCTGCGCGCCCCCGAAACGTCGGGCCGCTCCCTCGAAGAGATCCGAACGTCGTGGCAGGTCAACGGCTGA
- a CDS encoding VOC family protein, with amino-acid sequence MANELNHIIVHCHDRHATARFLSELLGAEPPLDWGPFTQVTSSNRVGIDFASGMIPPAAINMSHLAFLVTDAEFDAIFARISERSLRYWADPMMRHEGKINHNYGGRGVYLLDPGKTVSIEFITRPYGAAP; translated from the coding sequence ATGGCGAACGAGTTGAACCACATCATCGTCCACTGTCACGACCGCCATGCCACCGCCCGCTTCCTCAGCGAGCTGCTTGGCGCCGAACCCCCTCTGGACTGGGGTCCCTTTACGCAGGTGACGAGCTCCAATCGCGTCGGCATCGACTTCGCCAGCGGGATGATCCCTCCCGCCGCGATCAATATGTCGCACCTGGCGTTCCTCGTCACCGACGCGGAGTTCGATGCTATTTTCGCACGCATCTCCGAGCGCTCCCTCCGCTATTGGGCCGACCCGATGATGCGCCACGAGGGCAAAATCAACCACAACTACGGCGGCCGCGGAGTTTACTTGCTCGACCCGGGCAAGACCGTCTCCATCGAGTTCATCACGCGCCCGTACGGCGCCGCGCCTTAG
- a CDS encoding nucleotidyltransferase domain-containing protein, which translates to MDRRLRSLEHLDARTVQLPHGTEVVTRVERPLGEKRVPQGTVGRVARFEGDVIDVAIMGIGVVRDARSELSARRVGQALVAQRRADAWEALRPCVMLDATVGSRVWGLADETSDEDHRGVFALPFTRTIGLVASPRIA; encoded by the coding sequence ATGGATCGAAGGCTCCGCTCCCTCGAACATTTGGATGCGCGCACAGTGCAGCTTCCGCACGGGACGGAGGTGGTGACGCGGGTGGAGCGCCCGCTCGGTGAAAAGCGTGTGCCGCAAGGTACGGTGGGGCGCGTGGCGCGATTCGAGGGCGACGTGATCGATGTCGCGATCATGGGAATCGGTGTGGTGCGCGATGCGCGCTCCGAGCTCTCGGCGCGCCGGGTGGGGCAGGCGCTCGTTGCGCAACGCCGCGCAGACGCCTGGGAAGCGCTGCGTCCATGCGTGATGCTCGACGCGACGGTGGGCTCGCGCGTGTGGGGCCTCGCCGATGAAACGTCGGACGAAGATCACCGTGGCGTGTTTGCGCTTCCGTTCACACGGACGATTGGGCTCGTTGCGTCGCCGAGGATCGCGTGA
- a CDS encoding nucleotidyltransferase domain-containing protein, translating into MSRSLSRRVHRHYRGFAQNQLRFAQKEPTAKKLLYVLRTALTGIHLIATGELEADLTRLMDRYGLADAAALLERNAPASGCRSIRSSSMRGSRGSTSFFVRWMRRTAPTRCPRNLRTRRRFGRG; encoded by the coding sequence GTGAGCCGCTCGCTGAGCCGGCGCGTGCATCGTCACTACCGCGGGTTCGCGCAAAATCAGCTTCGCTTCGCGCAGAAGGAGCCGACCGCGAAAAAGCTGTTGTATGTCCTGCGCACGGCGCTTACCGGCATCCATCTGATCGCGACCGGCGAGCTCGAAGCCGATCTCACGCGGCTGATGGACCGCTACGGACTGGCCGACGCGGCCGCGCTCCTCGAGCGCAACGCGCCGGCGAGCGGGTGTCGCTCGATCCGGAGCTCCTCGATGCGTGGCAGCCGCGGATCGACGAGCTTTTTCGTGCGCTGGATGCGGCGCACGGCACCAACGCGCTGCCCGAGGAACCTCCGAACGCGGCGGAGGTTCGGGCGTGGCTGA
- a CDS encoding serine/threonine protein kinase, whose translation MTTRELLEFPFAPGTVIDGRLVVKEGVEVGGMGHVFCVWDREGERDCCLKTILPGLHPRFCPALDLCELMRRERVTAATLAVDNDFVPRIFQGGTIWVSAEVQGKWHELDLPYYSMERLQGTTFERIIRLQRQQRELLPWRTVVDLSLLCARAVQAVHRRGFIHRDIKPSNIFLHQREDGSRLVKLIDCGISARAGDKLLLGTGTARFGSPESFVPGNAANEAGDNYALALVVYELALWRGPFVAADLRGYACAHQFIAPAGIRQTPTAESAASRFRPDAPPELEDILLRALSKSPADRPSTDAILDALEGIRERLTREGVPPNAHHDRPPGHLALQPGETAIPHAWRRVSASLPAAP comes from the coding sequence ATGACGACACGCGAGCTCCTCGAATTTCCATTTGCCCCCGGCACCGTGATCGATGGACGCCTCGTCGTGAAGGAGGGGGTCGAAGTCGGCGGCATGGGCCATGTGTTCTGCGTCTGGGACAGGGAAGGAGAGCGCGACTGCTGCTTGAAGACCATTCTCCCCGGCCTGCACCCGCGCTTCTGCCCCGCATTGGACCTCTGCGAGCTGATGCGGCGCGAACGGGTGACCGCCGCGACGCTCGCCGTCGACAACGACTTCGTTCCGCGGATTTTCCAGGGGGGCACAATCTGGGTTTCGGCCGAGGTCCAAGGCAAATGGCACGAGCTGGATCTGCCGTATTATTCGATGGAGCGCCTCCAGGGAACCACCTTCGAAAGGATCATCCGGCTCCAAAGGCAACAGCGCGAGCTCTTGCCGTGGAGAACGGTCGTCGACCTGTCCCTGCTTTGCGCGCGCGCGGTGCAAGCGGTGCACCGTAGGGGCTTCATTCATCGCGATATCAAGCCGAGCAACATCTTTTTGCACCAGCGTGAGGATGGATCCCGGCTCGTTAAATTGATCGATTGCGGCATTTCGGCGCGCGCTGGCGATAAACTGCTCCTCGGCACGGGAACGGCCCGGTTCGGATCACCCGAGAGCTTCGTCCCAGGCAACGCGGCGAATGAAGCCGGCGATAACTACGCGCTCGCCCTCGTCGTTTACGAGCTGGCGCTCTGGCGCGGCCCTTTCGTTGCCGCGGACCTCCGAGGTTACGCGTGCGCGCACCAATTCATAGCGCCGGCGGGCATCCGGCAAACGCCTACAGCCGAGTCGGCGGCCTCGCGCTTTCGTCCCGATGCACCCCCGGAGCTCGAGGACATCCTGCTTCGCGCGCTGAGCAAAAGCCCCGCGGACCGTCCGTCGACGGACGCGATCCTCGATGCGCTGGAAGGCATCCGCGAACGGTTGACGCGCGAAGGCGTCCCCCCCAACGCACATCACGATCGCCCTCCCGGCCACCTCGCCTTACAACCCGGCGAAACGGCCATTCCACACGCCTGGCGTAGAGTGAGCGCGTCGCTCCCCGCGGCGCCCTAA